In one window of Musa acuminata AAA Group cultivar baxijiao chromosome BXJ3-2, Cavendish_Baxijiao_AAA, whole genome shotgun sequence DNA:
- the LOC135582651 gene encoding AT-hook motif nuclear-localized protein 10-like isoform X1, with protein MEARELPRVSSLQPPTVVVGPGSYGAGGSTIDPVVAPNTAGMMQGMRLSFTPMASSAPKPVDTTGSLYQGDDVSGMRQTSVFNMGELTKKKRGRPRKYGPDGSMSLALTPPSSALGFSSNPLSDPAAKHRGRPPGSGKKQQLDALGAPGIGFTPHIITVKVGEDIASKIMAFSQQGSRTVCVLSANGAISDVTLRQPAISGGTVTYEGRFDIISLSGSFLLTEEGSTRSRSGGLSVAIAGSDGRILGGGVAGMLVAATPVQVVVASFITEKKKPHPEPLRWEPSSAPPQMASFGATLTVSPPTERTSSESSDDRGSPTNQNGGTCDNSTQHVQSAYPSFISWSHSVNENRHNSDMKVMPL; from the exons ATGGAAGCTAGGGAGCTTCCAAGAGTGAGCTCGTTGCAGCCTCCAACTGTGGTGGTGGGTCCTGGCTCTTATGGAGCTGGAGGATCGACGATTGATCCCGTGGTGGCACCGAATACAGCTGGAATGATGCAGGGCATGCGCCTTTCCTTCACTCCCATGGCTTCTTCGGCACCTAAGCCAGTGGATACGACTGGTTCTTTGTACCAAGGAGATGATGTCTCGGGAATGCGGCAAACCAGTGTATTTAACATGGGTGAGCtaacgaagaagaagagaggaagaccaAGAAAATATGGACCTGATGGTAGCATGTCTTTGGCGCTAACACCTCCATCTTCTGCTTTGGGATTCTCAAGCAATCCATTGTCTGATCCAGCAGCTAAGCACCGAGGCCGTCCTCCAGGGTCGGGGAAAAAGCAACAACTTGATGCATTGG GTGCCCCAGGGATTGGTTTTACTCCTCATATTATCACTGTCAAAGTTGGAGAG GACATAGCTTCAAAAATTATGGCCTTCTCACAGCAAGGGTCTAGGACCGTCTGTGTGCTGTCAGCAAACGGTGCCATCTCTGATGTAACACTGCGGCAGCCGGCAATCTCTGGTGGAACAGTAACTTATGAG GGACGCTTTGATATCATCTCTCTTTCAGGTTCCTTCCTGCTCACAGAAGAGGGTAGCACTCGTAGTAGAAGCGGTGGATTGAGTGTCGCAATTGCAGGATCTGATGGCCGAATTCTTGGTGGTGGGGTTGCCGGAATGCTTGTGGCAGCAACACCTGTGCAG GTTGTGGTGGCAAGCTTTATCACCGAAAAGAAAAAGCCACACCCTGAGCCATTGAGGTGGGAACCTTCATCAGCTCCACCGCAGATGGCCAGCTTTGGAGCAACTCTAACAGTCAGCCCACCCACTGAACGCACGTCAAGTGAATCTTCTGACGACCGTGGTAGCCCAACAAATCAAAACGGTGGCACCTGCGACAACTCTACTCAGCATGTTCAATCTGCGTATCCATCTTTCATCAGTTGGTCACACTCTGTAAACGAGAACAGGCATAACTCCGACATGAAAGTAATGCCTCTCTAA
- the LOC135582651 gene encoding AT-hook motif nuclear-localized protein 8-like isoform X2, producing MEARELPRVSSLQPPTVVVGPGSYGAGGSTIDPVVAPNTAGMMQGMRLSFTPMASSAPKPVDTTGSLYQGDDVSGMRQTSVFNMGELTKKKRGRPRKYGPDGSMSLALTPPSSALGFSSNPLSDPAAKHRGRPPGSGKKQQLDALGAPGIGFTPHIITVKVGEGRFDIISLSGSFLLTEEGSTRSRSGGLSVAIAGSDGRILGGGVAGMLVAATPVQVVVASFITEKKKPHPEPLRWEPSSAPPQMASFGATLTVSPPTERTSSESSDDRGSPTNQNGGTCDNSTQHVQSAYPSFISWSHSVNENRHNSDMKVMPL from the exons ATGGAAGCTAGGGAGCTTCCAAGAGTGAGCTCGTTGCAGCCTCCAACTGTGGTGGTGGGTCCTGGCTCTTATGGAGCTGGAGGATCGACGATTGATCCCGTGGTGGCACCGAATACAGCTGGAATGATGCAGGGCATGCGCCTTTCCTTCACTCCCATGGCTTCTTCGGCACCTAAGCCAGTGGATACGACTGGTTCTTTGTACCAAGGAGATGATGTCTCGGGAATGCGGCAAACCAGTGTATTTAACATGGGTGAGCtaacgaagaagaagagaggaagaccaAGAAAATATGGACCTGATGGTAGCATGTCTTTGGCGCTAACACCTCCATCTTCTGCTTTGGGATTCTCAAGCAATCCATTGTCTGATCCAGCAGCTAAGCACCGAGGCCGTCCTCCAGGGTCGGGGAAAAAGCAACAACTTGATGCATTGG GTGCCCCAGGGATTGGTTTTACTCCTCATATTATCACTGTCAAAGTTGGAGAG GGACGCTTTGATATCATCTCTCTTTCAGGTTCCTTCCTGCTCACAGAAGAGGGTAGCACTCGTAGTAGAAGCGGTGGATTGAGTGTCGCAATTGCAGGATCTGATGGCCGAATTCTTGGTGGTGGGGTTGCCGGAATGCTTGTGGCAGCAACACCTGTGCAG GTTGTGGTGGCAAGCTTTATCACCGAAAAGAAAAAGCCACACCCTGAGCCATTGAGGTGGGAACCTTCATCAGCTCCACCGCAGATGGCCAGCTTTGGAGCAACTCTAACAGTCAGCCCACCCACTGAACGCACGTCAAGTGAATCTTCTGACGACCGTGGTAGCCCAACAAATCAAAACGGTGGCACCTGCGACAACTCTACTCAGCATGTTCAATCTGCGTATCCATCTTTCATCAGTTGGTCACACTCTGTAAACGAGAACAGGCATAACTCCGACATGAAAGTAATGCCTCTCTAA